In one window of Arthrobacter pascens DNA:
- a CDS encoding ABC-F family ATP-binding cassette domain-containing protein, with protein sequence MAHIDVSGIDYFLSDGTQLLNSVTFKVPDGTKTALIGPNGTGKTTLFHIISGDLTPDEGVIGRSGNMGIMRQFVGQVRDDSTVRDLLVSAAPPALAAAARAVDESELAMVEHDDEPSQMRYAQAIVDWGDAGGYDVETVWDEVCMAALGLPFDRAQHRPASSLSGGEQKRLVLEALFAGPDELLLLDEPDNYLDVPGKRWLEDKLNESRKTVFFISHDRELLNNAAGRIVTLEPGINGAGAWVHGGGFGSYVDARADRNARFEELRKRWDEEHVKLKELVNMYKNKAAFRSDMANRYHAAQTRLAKFLEAGPPEALPIEQNVRMRLKGGRTAKRAIVAEKLELTGLMKPFSTEVWFGDRVGVLGSNGSGKSHFLRLLATGGTDPEREHVPVSDVEIAEVPHEGTVKLGARIRPGFFAQTHVRPDLLGKTLLEILHRGDEHRSGLGREAAAGALDGYGLAGQSEQKYESLSGGQQARFQILLLQLSGATLLLLDEPTDNLDLHSAEALERAIDHFEGTVLAVTHDRWFARTFDRFLVFGSDGRVYESTEPVWDEKRVERAR encoded by the coding sequence GTGGCCCATATTGACGTTTCCGGCATCGACTACTTCCTCTCCGACGGCACCCAGTTGCTCAACAGCGTGACCTTTAAGGTCCCGGACGGCACCAAAACGGCCCTCATCGGACCCAACGGCACCGGCAAAACCACGCTGTTCCACATCATCTCCGGCGACCTCACGCCAGACGAAGGCGTGATCGGCCGCTCCGGGAACATGGGGATCATGCGTCAGTTCGTGGGGCAGGTCCGGGACGATTCCACAGTCCGCGACCTCCTGGTGTCCGCGGCTCCCCCGGCGCTGGCCGCGGCTGCCCGTGCCGTCGATGAGTCCGAGCTCGCCATGGTGGAGCACGACGATGAACCGTCCCAGATGCGGTACGCCCAGGCGATCGTGGACTGGGGCGATGCCGGTGGCTATGACGTGGAGACCGTCTGGGACGAGGTGTGCATGGCCGCGTTGGGCCTGCCGTTCGACCGCGCGCAGCACCGGCCGGCGTCGAGCCTTTCCGGAGGTGAGCAGAAACGACTGGTCCTGGAGGCGCTCTTCGCCGGGCCCGACGAACTGCTGCTCCTGGACGAGCCAGACAACTACCTGGACGTTCCGGGCAAGCGCTGGCTCGAGGACAAGCTCAACGAGTCCAGGAAAACAGTGTTCTTCATCAGCCACGACCGCGAGTTGCTGAACAACGCCGCGGGACGCATCGTCACACTCGAGCCGGGCATCAACGGGGCCGGCGCCTGGGTCCACGGTGGCGGCTTTGGCTCCTACGTGGACGCCCGGGCCGACCGGAACGCCCGCTTCGAGGAGCTCCGCAAGCGCTGGGACGAGGAGCATGTGAAGCTCAAGGAACTCGTCAACATGTACAAGAACAAGGCAGCATTCCGTTCTGACATGGCGAACCGGTACCACGCGGCCCAGACCCGGCTGGCCAAATTCCTGGAGGCCGGGCCGCCGGAGGCCCTCCCGATCGAGCAGAACGTCCGGATGCGGCTCAAGGGCGGTCGCACGGCGAAACGGGCCATCGTGGCCGAAAAGCTGGAGCTGACCGGGCTCATGAAGCCGTTCTCCACTGAGGTGTGGTTCGGTGACCGCGTGGGGGTACTTGGTTCCAACGGCTCCGGCAAGAGCCACTTCCTACGCCTCCTCGCCACCGGTGGCACCGATCCTGAGCGCGAGCACGTTCCTGTCTCCGATGTAGAAATCGCCGAGGTGCCGCACGAAGGTACCGTGAAGCTGGGTGCGCGCATCCGGCCTGGATTCTTTGCCCAGACCCACGTTCGGCCCGATCTCCTGGGCAAGACACTCCTGGAGATTCTCCACCGCGGTGACGAGCACCGTTCCGGGCTGGGCCGGGAGGCCGCCGCGGGTGCCTTGGACGGCTATGGCCTGGCCGGGCAGTCCGAGCAGAAGTACGAGTCCCTTTCCGGTGGTCAGCAGGCCAGGTTCCAGATCCTCCTGCTGCAGTTGTCCGGAGCCACGCTGCTCCTGCTGGATGAGCCCACCGACAACCTGGACCTGCACTCGGCCGAGGCGCTTGAGCGGGCCATCGACCACTTCGAGGGAACCGTCCTCGCCGTCACCCATGACCGCTGGTTTGCCAGGACATTTGACCGCTTCCTGGTGTTCGGTTCCGACGGGCGGGTTTACGAATCGACGGAGCCGGTATGGGATGAAAAGCGGGTGGAGCGCGCCCGCTAA
- a CDS encoding MFS transporter codes for MSINTSTKAGPALKAAAVATVVVFGVNGLVFASWAARIPAVTETLHVTSGQMGTLLLCAAIGSLLALPTAGLVVSRIGTANTIRASGLLAALASVGIALSLSGESIAGTAVSLFFFGIGIGLWDVSQNIEGADVEHRLRRTIMPQFHAAFSGGAFIGALIGAGLSNIGVGLPVHLLAIAGLVALVTMLTPRYFLPHTAAARPAEGEAKAPRGPSAWRESRTVLVGVVVLGATLTEGAGNDWISKASVDGLGTSESTGALMFALFVLAMTAMRFFGGRVIDAYGRVAVLRASMGAAAAGLCLFVLAGNVWLAALGAALWGVGAALAFPMGMSAAADDPQRAAVRVSVVSTLGYISFLAGPPLLGYLGDLTGIRPAQLAILAPIVLALVLAGAAKPLPAK; via the coding sequence ATGAGCATCAACACCAGCACCAAAGCCGGTCCTGCACTCAAGGCAGCAGCAGTCGCCACAGTGGTGGTCTTCGGCGTCAACGGCCTGGTTTTCGCCAGCTGGGCCGCCCGGATTCCGGCCGTCACGGAAACCCTTCACGTGACCTCGGGGCAGATGGGTACGCTCCTGTTGTGCGCAGCTATCGGTTCGCTGCTGGCACTTCCGACGGCGGGCCTGGTGGTCAGCAGGATCGGCACGGCCAACACGATCCGCGCCAGCGGGCTGCTGGCTGCTCTGGCCAGCGTAGGTATTGCACTGTCCCTTTCGGGTGAATCCATTGCGGGAACAGCTGTCAGCCTGTTTTTCTTCGGAATCGGCATTGGCCTTTGGGACGTGTCCCAGAACATTGAAGGAGCCGACGTCGAACACCGGCTCCGGCGCACCATCATGCCCCAGTTCCACGCAGCCTTCAGTGGCGGAGCGTTCATCGGTGCGCTCATCGGGGCCGGGCTCTCAAACATAGGAGTGGGCCTGCCGGTGCACCTGCTGGCCATCGCCGGACTCGTGGCCCTGGTCACGATGCTGACCCCGCGCTATTTCCTGCCACACACCGCAGCGGCCAGACCCGCCGAAGGCGAGGCAAAGGCACCCAGGGGACCTTCGGCGTGGCGCGAAAGCCGCACGGTGCTGGTCGGGGTGGTGGTCTTAGGTGCCACGCTGACCGAGGGTGCCGGAAATGACTGGATTTCGAAGGCCTCCGTCGACGGCCTTGGCACGTCCGAATCCACCGGTGCACTGATGTTTGCCCTTTTTGTGCTGGCCATGACCGCCATGCGCTTCTTCGGCGGCCGCGTCATCGACGCGTACGGCCGGGTGGCGGTGCTGCGCGCAAGCATGGGTGCGGCGGCCGCAGGCCTGTGCCTCTTTGTCCTGGCCGGAAACGTCTGGCTGGCAGCCCTTGGTGCTGCATTGTGGGGCGTCGGCGCAGCACTGGCGTTCCCGATGGGCATGTCGGCCGCAGCCGATGATCCACAGCGTGCAGCCGTCCGGGTTTCCGTTGTGTCCACCCTGGGATATATCTCCTTCCTCGCAGGCCCGCCGCTGCTGGGATACCTGGGCGACCTCACGGGTATCCGGCCGGCGCAGCTGGCCATCCTCGCCCCGATTGTGCTGGCCCTTGTCTTGGCCGGCGCTGCCAAACCGCTCCCTGCAAAGTAG